Proteins found in one Paenibacillus borealis genomic segment:
- a CDS encoding Gfo/Idh/MocA family oxidoreductase: MSKKKYVIVGTGGRAEFFYGALVTVYNETSELVAICDVNQTRMNFANHMLTDKYGYHEVPTYKAEDFDRMIAETQPDYVLVTTIDRTHHKYIIRAMELGCDVISEKPMTIDEEKCQEIFDAIERTGKNLRVTFNYRYAPHNTKIREVIMDGVLGEILSVNFEWLLNTQHGADYFRRWHRDKRNSGGLLVHKSTHHFDLMNFWLASQPDTVFAMGDLRFYGKENAEKRGITEFYQRAYGSKAAENDPFALHLDRNEHLKSMYLDAEHEDGYQRDQSVFGDNISIEDTMNVMVKYKNKTVMNYSLNAYMPWEGFIIVFNGTQGRMEVRITEQSYVNSGGKKENEGALEGVNIMIYPHFKEPYRVEFESSAGGHGGGDPVLLRDIFDKKQEDRFNRAASHKDGAMSIMTGIAANRSIKTGQPVKVDDIWKA, translated from the coding sequence TTGTCCAAAAAGAAATATGTAATCGTCGGCACCGGTGGCCGGGCCGAATTTTTCTACGGCGCTCTTGTTACCGTTTACAACGAAACATCCGAGCTGGTGGCCATCTGTGATGTCAATCAGACGCGGATGAATTTCGCTAACCATATGCTGACTGATAAATACGGCTACCATGAGGTTCCTACCTACAAAGCCGAAGATTTCGACCGGATGATTGCCGAAACCCAGCCTGACTATGTACTGGTAACCACGATCGACCGCACGCATCACAAGTACATTATCCGCGCGATGGAGCTCGGCTGTGATGTCATTTCCGAGAAGCCGATGACCATTGACGAAGAGAAATGCCAGGAGATCTTCGATGCCATTGAGCGCACCGGCAAGAATCTGCGTGTCACCTTCAACTACCGCTACGCTCCGCATAACACGAAGATCCGCGAAGTCATTATGGACGGCGTGCTGGGCGAGATTCTGTCCGTCAACTTTGAATGGCTGCTGAACACCCAGCATGGAGCGGACTATTTCCGCAGATGGCACCGCGATAAGCGGAACAGCGGCGGCCTCTTGGTGCACAAATCGACACATCACTTCGACCTGATGAATTTCTGGCTGGCTTCACAGCCGGATACGGTCTTCGCTATGGGCGATCTGCGCTTCTACGGCAAGGAGAATGCCGAGAAACGCGGCATCACCGAGTTCTACCAGCGTGCCTACGGCAGCAAGGCTGCCGAGAACGACCCGTTCGCGCTGCATCTGGACCGTAACGAGCATCTGAAGAGCATGTACCTGGATGCTGAGCATGAGGACGGCTACCAGCGCGACCAGAGCGTATTCGGAGACAATATCAGCATCGAGGATACGATGAATGTTATGGTCAAATATAAGAACAAGACCGTCATGAACTATTCGCTCAACGCCTATATGCCTTGGGAAGGCTTCATCATCGTCTTCAACGGCACGCAGGGACGGATGGAGGTCCGCATTACCGAGCAGTCCTACGTCAATTCCGGCGGCAAAAAAGAAAACGAAGGCGCCCTGGAAGGCGTGAATATCATGATCTATCCGCACTTCAAAGAGCCTTACCGCGTGGAGTTTGAGAGCAGTGCAGGCGGTCATGGCGGCGGTGATCCGGTGCTGCTGCGCGATATTTTTGACAAGAAGCAGGAAGACCGCTTTAACCGCGCAGCCTCGCACAAGGACGGCGCAATGTCGATTATGACCGGCATAGCCGCCAACCGCTCGATCAAGACCGGCCAGCCGGTGAAGGTTGACGATATCTGGAAGGCGTAG
- a CDS encoding helix-turn-helix transcriptional regulator, translated as MEPIFQIEQLKRSGYFNMDIDHFHDFYEIYYLLSGERHYYIRNRIYALEAGDLVFINKNHLHRTTGGNHQPHERVLVSFSDSYLEPVAPEQNWMNIFGGESFLLRPTAHEQGVIADLLQAMLGEQKEDKLWSGEYTRTLLLQLLIQLERIRKAKPALVSPEQSEGQRRVYGIIEYLDAHYGEKLTLGGVAEHFFISATYLCRTFKQTTGFTVIEYLNYVRIRETKALLTETDWPITRVAEATGFDSIAHFGRMFKGITGRSPLQYRKQHRA; from the coding sequence GTGGAGCCCATCTTTCAGATTGAGCAGCTCAAGCGGAGCGGATATTTCAATATGGACATCGATCATTTCCATGATTTCTACGAGATTTACTATCTGCTGTCCGGGGAGCGGCATTACTATATCCGCAACCGCATTTACGCGCTGGAGGCCGGAGATCTTGTATTTATTAACAAAAATCATCTGCACCGCACCACAGGCGGAAACCACCAGCCGCATGAGCGGGTCCTGGTCAGCTTCAGCGATTCCTATCTGGAGCCGGTGGCCCCGGAACAGAACTGGATGAATATCTTCGGCGGGGAGAGCTTCCTGCTGCGGCCTACGGCGCATGAACAGGGAGTGATTGCTGATCTGCTTCAGGCCATGCTCGGAGAGCAGAAGGAGGATAAGCTGTGGAGCGGTGAATATACAAGGACGCTGCTGCTGCAGCTGCTGATCCAGCTGGAGCGGATACGCAAGGCGAAGCCCGCCCTGGTCTCTCCCGAACAAAGCGAGGGGCAGCGCCGGGTGTATGGCATCATTGAATATCTGGATGCGCACTACGGCGAGAAGCTTACCCTTGGAGGGGTTGCCGAGCACTTCTTCATCAGCGCCACCTACCTGTGCCGGACGTTCAAGCAGACGACAGGGTTCACGGTTATCGAGTACCTGAATTATGTCCGCATCCGCGAGACGAAGGCGCTGCTGACGGAAACGGACTGGCCTATCACCCGTGTCGCAGAAGCGACGGGCTTCGACAGCATCGCTCATTTCGGGCGGATGTTCAAGGGGATTACGGGGCGCTCTCCGCTGCAGTACCGCAAGCAGCACCGGGCGTAA
- a CDS encoding HIT family protein, producing MEKNQECMYCMEDERRDNLMIEICELGVSTVFLFKEQTYKGRCNVVYRDHVKELFHLTADELSAFMNDVAQVAEAVDKAFGPDKINYGAYGDKLHHLHMHIVPKYDGQADFGSTFQMNPGQAYLADEEYQELIGKIKAHLQ from the coding sequence ATGGAGAAGAATCAAGAATGTATGTATTGTATGGAGGATGAACGGCGGGACAACCTGATGATTGAAATCTGCGAGCTGGGGGTTTCGACAGTCTTTCTGTTCAAAGAGCAGACGTATAAGGGAAGATGCAATGTGGTTTACCGTGATCATGTAAAAGAGCTCTTCCACCTTACCGCAGACGAATTGTCCGCATTCATGAATGATGTGGCGCAGGTGGCGGAAGCGGTAGACAAAGCTTTTGGGCCGGATAAAATCAACTATGGCGCTTACGGCGACAAGCTGCATCATCTACATATGCACATCGTTCCGAAGTACGACGGGCAGGCCGATTTTGGCTCCACCTTCCAGATGAATCCGGGCCAAGCCTATTTAGCCGACGAAGAATACCAGGAGCTGATCGGGAAGATTAAGGCGCATTTGCAATAA